The proteins below are encoded in one region of Paraburkholderia aromaticivorans:
- a CDS encoding sugar efflux transporter codes for MLKTSRFFDLLRIPGFKPLAAATLMLGVAMSFTAPYLSLFGVERAGMTPFRLGIFMTLIAASGVLASTFAGRWSDASGRHRPLLLAALIAAALGYLCLCVVRDYRLLLVVGIVFIGAGGSAISMVFSFSRAALPVSDPEERVFASATLRTILSAAWVFGPSVGALVLAASSFYGLFLFAAASFGACATIVWRMREPQGHLGDHTVEDTASEPSASITVPPLTTPGEEAHEDLPGVASANDIGRAVAALTLLGLAANATMIVLPLYIVHGLNGTHLDVSVMLGLGALMEIPMMLALGAKSSALHKPNWLAACAAVHAVYFVGMSLAGTVHVLIPMQMLNAFVVAVTSCLGMTYVQDLMPHAPGRATALFFNAARVGSILSGVLSGLLVQAFSYRGTFLFCGLLALCALVLFAVPGDRYPLMWNAVKRFARSQYGKLQARQRQR; via the coding sequence GTTAAAAACCTCACGTTTTTTCGATCTACTGCGCATTCCCGGCTTCAAGCCGCTCGCCGCCGCGACGCTCATGCTCGGTGTGGCGATGTCGTTCACCGCTCCCTATCTCTCCCTGTTCGGCGTCGAGCGCGCCGGCATGACGCCGTTCAGGCTCGGCATCTTCATGACGCTGATCGCGGCGAGCGGGGTGCTCGCCAGCACCTTCGCGGGCCGCTGGAGCGACGCGAGCGGACGGCACCGGCCCTTGCTGCTGGCCGCGCTGATCGCGGCGGCGCTCGGTTATCTGTGTTTATGCGTCGTGCGTGACTACCGGCTGCTGCTGGTGGTCGGGATCGTCTTTATCGGCGCGGGCGGCTCGGCCATTTCGATGGTGTTCTCGTTCAGCCGCGCGGCCTTGCCCGTATCGGACCCGGAGGAACGCGTTTTCGCCAGTGCGACCTTGCGGACCATTCTGTCGGCGGCATGGGTGTTCGGGCCGTCGGTGGGCGCGCTGGTGCTCGCCGCCAGCAGCTTTTACGGGCTCTTCCTGTTCGCCGCCGCCAGTTTCGGCGCCTGCGCGACGATCGTCTGGCGCATGCGCGAGCCGCAAGGCCATCTCGGCGATCACACGGTGGAAGACACCGCGTCGGAGCCGTCGGCGTCGATCACCGTGCCGCCGCTGACCACGCCCGGCGAAGAGGCGCACGAAGATTTGCCGGGCGTCGCCTCGGCCAACGACATCGGCCGCGCGGTCGCCGCGCTCACCTTGCTCGGCCTCGCCGCGAACGCGACCATGATCGTGCTGCCGCTTTACATCGTGCACGGGCTGAACGGCACGCATCTGGACGTGTCGGTGATGCTCGGCCTCGGCGCCTTGATGGAGATCCCGATGATGCTCGCGCTCGGCGCGAAGTCGTCGGCGCTGCACAAGCCCAACTGGCTGGCCGCCTGCGCCGCCGTGCACGCGGTGTATTTCGTCGGCATGTCGCTGGCGGGGACTGTCCACGTGCTGATCCCGATGCAAATGCTCAACGCCTTCGTGGTCGCCGTGACCTCGTGCCTCGGCATGACCTATGTGCAGGACCTGATGCCGCACGCGCCCGGCCGCGCCACCGCGCTCTTCTTCAACGCGGCGCGCGTCGGCTCGATTCTCTCGGGCGTGTTGTCGGGTTTGCTGGTGCAGGCGTTCAGTTATCGTGGCACGTTTCTGTTCTGCGGCTTGCTGGCGCTGTGCGCGCTGGTGCTATTCGCCGTGCCGGGCGATCGCTATCCGTTGATGTGGAATGCCGTAAAGCGTTTTGCGCGTTCGCAATATGGCAAGCTCCAGGCACGGCAGCGACAGCGCTAG
- a CDS encoding HAD family hydrolase, translated as MPATTSTPHDVVFLFDCDNTLLDNDHVLSDLRAHMTREFGAENSARYWEIFENLRAELGYADYLGALQRYRSERPRDTRLLLMSSFLIEYPFANRLYPGALDALRHVGERGPTVILSDGDVVFQPRKIARSGLWDEVGGRVLIYIHKELMLDQVMECYPARHYVMVDDKLRILTAMKKAWGAKLTTVFPRQGHYAFDPKEIASNPPADVTVERIGELAEIDVESLLAEKG; from the coding sequence ATGCCAGCCACTACCTCTACGCCGCACGACGTCGTGTTTCTGTTCGACTGCGATAACACCTTGCTCGACAACGACCACGTGCTGTCGGATCTGCGCGCTCACATGACGCGCGAGTTCGGCGCGGAGAACAGCGCGCGGTACTGGGAAATCTTCGAGAACCTGCGCGCCGAGCTTGGCTACGCCGACTATCTGGGCGCGCTGCAGCGGTATCGCTCGGAGCGTCCACGGGACACGCGGCTGCTGTTGATGTCGTCGTTCCTGATCGAGTATCCGTTTGCGAACCGCCTGTATCCGGGCGCGCTGGATGCGCTCCGGCATGTGGGCGAGCGCGGCCCCACGGTGATCCTCTCCGACGGCGACGTGGTGTTCCAGCCGCGCAAGATCGCCCGCTCGGGGCTATGGGACGAGGTCGGAGGGCGCGTGCTGATCTACATCCACAAAGAGTTGATGCTCGATCAGGTGATGGAGTGTTATCCCGCGCGCCACTATGTGATGGTCGACGACAAGCTGCGCATTCTCACGGCCATGAAAAAGGCGTGGGGCGCCAAACTGACGACGGTGTTTCCCCGCCAGGGGCACTATGCATTCGATCCGAAAGAGATCGCCAGTAATCCGCCGGCGGATGTGACGGTGGAGCGGATCGGGGAGTTGGCGGAGATCGACGTGGAGTCTTTGTTGGCTGAGAAAGGCTAG
- the gnd gene encoding phosphogluconate dehydrogenase (NAD(+)-dependent, decarboxylating), with protein sequence MQLGMIGLGRMGADMVRRLTKGGQHCIAYDVQPAAVEKLKQDGVAGAASLEDLVAQLDKPRAVWLMVPAAVVDMTLEKLVPLLEPGDIVIDGGNSYYHDDIRRGTELAGRKLHYVDVGTSGGVAGRERGYCLMIGGEPEIVKRLEPIFATLAPGAGSEPATPGRTAGASTAEQGFLHCGPQGAGHFVKMVHNGIEYGMMAAYAEGLNILHHADAGKHAREVDAETSPLRRPELYQYDLNLADVTEVWRRGSVISSWLLDLIAGSLVSDVDLKNYAGRVSDSGEGRWTVAAAIDEGVPTPVLSAALFARFSSRGEADFANRVLSAMRNDFGGHAEKSATPSDTPKS encoded by the coding sequence ATGCAGCTAGGCATGATTGGATTGGGGCGCATGGGCGCCGACATGGTGCGGCGCCTGACGAAGGGCGGTCAGCACTGTATCGCCTACGACGTGCAGCCGGCGGCGGTCGAGAAGCTGAAACAGGACGGCGTGGCGGGCGCGGCATCGCTGGAAGACCTCGTCGCGCAACTCGACAAGCCGCGCGCCGTGTGGCTGATGGTGCCGGCCGCCGTGGTCGACATGACGTTGGAGAAACTCGTGCCCTTGCTGGAGCCGGGCGATATCGTGATCGACGGCGGCAACTCCTACTATCACGACGACATCCGCCGCGGCACTGAGCTGGCCGGGCGCAAGCTTCACTATGTGGACGTCGGCACCAGCGGCGGCGTGGCGGGCCGCGAGCGCGGCTACTGTCTGATGATCGGTGGCGAGCCGGAGATCGTGAAGCGGCTCGAACCGATTTTCGCGACGCTCGCGCCGGGTGCAGGCTCAGAGCCGGCCACACCCGGCCGTACCGCCGGAGCGAGCACCGCGGAGCAGGGCTTCCTGCATTGCGGGCCGCAGGGCGCGGGGCACTTCGTCAAGATGGTCCACAACGGCATCGAGTACGGCATGATGGCCGCGTATGCCGAGGGCTTGAACATCCTGCATCACGCGGACGCCGGCAAGCATGCGCGCGAAGTCGATGCGGAAACTTCTCCGCTGCGCCGTCCCGAGCTGTATCAATACGATCTGAATCTCGCCGACGTCACCGAGGTCTGGCGGCGCGGCAGCGTGATCAGTTCCTGGTTGCTCGATCTGATCGCCGGGTCGCTCGTCAGCGACGTCGATCTGAAGAACTACGCAGGACGCGTATCCGATTCGGGCGAGGGGCGCTGGACCGTGGCGGCCGCCATCGACGAGGGCGTGCCTACGCCGGTGCTGAGCGCGGCGCTGTTTGCGCGTTTTAGTTCGCGCGGCGAGGCGGATTTCGCGAACCGGGTGCTCTCGGCCATGCGGAATGATTTCGGTGGCCACGCCGAGAAATCGGCCACACCGTCCGATACGCCGAAAAGCTGA